A genomic stretch from Meriones unguiculatus strain TT.TT164.6M chromosome 15, Bangor_MerUng_6.1, whole genome shotgun sequence includes:
- the Sun1 gene encoding SUN domain-containing protein 1 isoform X2, which translates to MDFSRLHTYTPPQCVPENTGYTYALSSSYSSDALDFETEHRLEPVFDSPRMSRRSLRLLTTATYSSGDSQAVDAHISTSRATPAKERETRTVKQRRSTSKPAFSINHLSGKGVPSGTSHDNPCSVRSAAVLRHPVLDESLIREQTEVDHFWGLDDDGDLKGGNKAATQGNGELAAEVATSNGYTCRDCRMLSARTDALTAYPTTHGTTSRVYSRDRTLKQRGASFYLDRTLWLAKHTSSSFASIIVQLFQVLTKLSFKSETYKLKGYESRVYESQSYETKSHGSEAHLGHCGRMTAGELSRVDGESLCDDCKGKKHLETHTATHSQLPQPHRVAGAMGRLCTYTGDLLVRALHRTRAAGWSVAEAMWSVLWLAVTAPGKAASGTFWWLGSGWYQFVTLISWLNVFLLTRCLRNICKVFILLLPLLLLLGAGLSLWGQGSFLSLLPVLNWTAMQPAQSVDDPEGARRADPLPPSPPQKLDYRASQWPQESDMGQKIASLSAQCHNHDKRLAEMTVLLQKLQMRVDQVDDGREGLALWVKDMIGQHLQELGTTEPPDTKTDFMTFHHDHALRLSNLEYILKKLTEKSEAMQKELEETKLRAGRAEEPLLDRVQHLELELNLLKSQLSDWQHLKASCEQTDARIQETVRLMFSEDQHGSSLEWLLQKLSSRFVSKDELQVLLQDLELKVLQNITHHIRVTGQAPSSEAIVSAMNEAGVSGITEAQAHIIVNNALKLYSQDKTGMVDFALESGGGSILSTRCSETYETKTALLSLFGIPLWYFSQSPRVVIQPDIYPGNCWAFKGSQGYLVVRLSMKIYPSTFTMEHIPKTLSPTGNISSAPRDFAVYGLETEYQEEGQPLGRFTYDQEGDSLQMFHTPERPDQAFQIVELRVLSNWGHPEYTCLYRFRVHGEPAP; encoded by the exons ATGGACTTTTCTCGGCTGCACACTTATACCCCACCCCAGTGTGTGCCGGAGAACACCGGCTACACCTACGCACTCAG TTCTAGCTATTCTTCGGATGCTCTGGATTTTGAGACTGAGCACAGGCTGGAACCTGTATTTGACTCTCCAAGGATGTCCCGCCGCAGCCTGCGCCTGCTCACAACAGCTACATACAGCAGCGGGGACAGCCAGGCTGTTGACGCACACATCAGCACCAGCAGGGCCACCCCTGCCAAGGAGAGAGAAACCAG GACAGTCAAGCAGAGAAGAAGTACAAGCAAGCCAGCTTTTAGTATCAACCACCTGTCGGGGAAGGGCGTGCCCTCTGGCACCAGCCACGACAACCCTTGCAGCGTGCGCAGTGCCGCGGTGCTGCGGCATCCAGTGCTGGACGAGTCTCTGATCCGGGAGCAGACCGAAGTGGACCACTTCTGGG gTCTTGACGATGATGGCGACCTTAAAG GTGGAAATAAAGCTGCCACTCAGGGAAATGGTGAACTGGCAGCAGAGGTGGCGACCAGCAATGGATACACCTGCCGTGACTGCAGAATGCTCTCAGCACGCACTGATGCACTCACGGCATACCCTACCACCCATGGGACCACCTCAAGAGTCTACTCCAGAGATAGAACTCTAAAACAGC GCGGTGCATCCTTTTACCTGGATAGGACTCTGTGGCTGGCCAAgcacacctcctcctcctttgcaTCAATCATAGTTCAACTTTTTCAAGTTTTAACGAAGCTCAGTTTCAAATCAGAAACTTACAAATTGAAAGGCTATGAATCCAGAGTTTATGAGTCACAAAGTTATGAGACAAAGAGCCATGGGTCTGAAg CCCATCTCGGTCACTGTGGGAGGATGACTGCCGGAGAACTTTCCAGAGTGGACGGGGAGTCCCTGT GCGATGACTGTAAGGGGAAGAAGCACCTTGAGACACACACAGCCACCCACTCGCAACTGCCCCAGCCACACAGGGTGGCAGGGGCCATGGGGCGCCTCTGCACCTACACAG GTGACCTCTTGGTTCGAGCACTACACAGGACCAGAGCTGCTGGGTGGTCTGTGGCCGAGGCCATGTGGTCGGTGCTCTGGCTGGCTGTCACTGCTCCAG GGAAGGCAGCTTCTGGAACCTTCTGGTGGCTAGGGAGCGGCTGGTACCAATTTGTTACTTTGATTTCTTGGCTGAATGTGTTTCTTCTTACCAG gtGCCTTCGAAATATTTGCAAGGTTTTTATCTTGCTTCTCCCACTCCTGCTTTTACTAG GTGCTGGTCTCTCCCTGTGGGGCCAGGGCAGCTTCCTCTCACTCCTGCCAGTGCTGAATTGGACGGCCATGCAGCCGGCACAGAGTGTGGACGATCCCGAGGGTGCACGCAGAGCTGACCCTCTTCCCCCCAGTCCACCTCAGAAG CTTGATTATAGGGCTTCCCAGTGGCCTCAGGAGAGTGACATGGGACAGAAGATAGCCTCTTTGAGTGCACAATGCCACAACCACGATAAGAGACTTGCGGAGATGACAGTCCTGCTTCAGAAACTCCAGATGCGGGTAGACCAAGTGGATGATGGCAGGGAAGGGCTGGCACTGTGGGTCAAGGATATGATTGGACAGCACCTGCAGGAGTTGGGCACCACAGAACCCCCTGATACTAAG ACTGACTTCATGACCTTCCACCATGACCATGCACTGCGTCTCTCCAACTTGGAATATATTCTTAAAAAACTGACAGAAAAATCTGAG GCTATGCAGAAGGAGCTGGAAGAAACCAAGCTGAGAGCAGGCAG GGCTGAAGAGCCCCTCCTTGACCGTGTGCAGCACCTAGAACTTGAACTGAACCTGCTGAAGTCACAGCTGTCAGATTGGCAGCATCTGAAGGCCAGCTGTGAACAG ACTGATGCCCGCATCCAGGAGACTGTGCGGCTAATGTTCTCAGAGGATCAGCATGGCAGCTCCCTTGAGTGGCTATTGCAGAAGCTTTCTTCTCGGTTTGTGAGCAAGGATGAGCTGCAGGTGCTTTTGCAGGACCTGGAGCTAAAAGTGCTGCAGAATATTACACACCACATCAGGGTGACAGGACAGGCCCCATCATCTGAGGCCATCGTGTCTGCCATGAATGAGGCAGGGGTTTCAGGAATCACAGAAGCG CAAGCGCACATCATTGTGAACAATGCTCTGAAGCTCTATTCCCAAGACAAGACTGGGATGGTAGACTTCGCTTTGGAGTCTGGAG GTGGCAGCATCCTAAGCACTCGGTGCTCTGAGACCTATGAGACCAAGACGGCGCTGCTGAGCCTGTTTGGGATCCCGCTGTGGTACTTCTCCCAGTCACCCCGAGTGGTGATCCAG CCCGACATCTACCCAGGAAATTGTTGGGCATTCAAAGGCTCCCAGGGGTACCTGGTGGTGCGGTTGTCCATGAAGATCTACCCCAGCACATTCACCATGGAACACATTCCAAAGACGCTGTCACCCACTGGTAACATCTCCAGTGCCCCCAGAGACTTCGCAGTCTAT GGACTAGAAACCGAGTATCAGGAAGAAGGGCAGCCTCTGGGACGGTTCACCTATGACCAGGAAGGGGACTCACTCCAGATGTTCCACACACCG GAAAGACCTGACCAAGCCTTCCAGATTGTAGAGCTCCGGGTCCTGTCCAACTGGGGCCATCCTGAGTACACCTGCCTTTACCGCTTCCGAGTCCACGGAGAGCCTGCCCCGTAG
- the Sun1 gene encoding SUN domain-containing protein 1 isoform X3, whose product MDFSRLHTYTPPQCVPENTGYTYALSSSYSSDALDFETEHRLEPVFDSPRMSRRSLRLLTTATYSSGDSQAVDAHISTSRATPAKERETRTVKQRRSTSKPAFSINHLSGKGVPSGTSHDNPCSVRSAAVLRHPVLDESLIREQTEVDHFWGLDDDGDLKGGNKAATQGNGELAAEVATSNGYTCRDCRMLSARTDALTAYPTTHGTTSRVYSRDRTLKQRGASFYLDRTLWLAKHTSSSFASIIVQLFQVLTKLSFKSETYKLKGYESRVYESQSYETKSHGSEAHLGHCGRMTAGELSRVDGESLCDLLVRALHRTRAAGWSVAEAMWSVLWLAVTAPGKAASGTFWWLGSGWYQFVTLISWLNVFLLTRCLRNICKVFILLLPLLLLLGAGLSLWGQGSFLSLLPVLNWTAMQPAQSVDDPEGARRADPLPPSPPQKLDYRASQWPQESDMGQKIASLSAQCHNHDKRLAEMTVLLQKLQMRVDQVDDGREGLALWVKDMIGQHLQELGTTEPPDTKTDFMTFHHDHALRLSNLEYILKKLTEKSEAMQKELEETKLRAGSRAEEPLLDRVQHLELELNLLKSQLSDWQHLKASCEQTDARIQETVRLMFSEDQHGSSLEWLLQKLSSRFVSKDELQVLLQDLELKVLQNITHHIRVTGQAPSSEAIVSAMNEAGVSGITEAQAHIIVNNALKLYSQDKTGMVDFALESGGGSILSTRCSETYETKTALLSLFGIPLWYFSQSPRVVIQPDIYPGNCWAFKGSQGYLVVRLSMKIYPSTFTMEHIPKTLSPTGNISSAPRDFAVYGLETEYQEEGQPLGRFTYDQEGDSLQMFHTPERPDQAFQIVELRVLSNWGHPEYTCLYRFRVHGEPAP is encoded by the exons ATGGACTTTTCTCGGCTGCACACTTATACCCCACCCCAGTGTGTGCCGGAGAACACCGGCTACACCTACGCACTCAG TTCTAGCTATTCTTCGGATGCTCTGGATTTTGAGACTGAGCACAGGCTGGAACCTGTATTTGACTCTCCAAGGATGTCCCGCCGCAGCCTGCGCCTGCTCACAACAGCTACATACAGCAGCGGGGACAGCCAGGCTGTTGACGCACACATCAGCACCAGCAGGGCCACCCCTGCCAAGGAGAGAGAAACCAG GACAGTCAAGCAGAGAAGAAGTACAAGCAAGCCAGCTTTTAGTATCAACCACCTGTCGGGGAAGGGCGTGCCCTCTGGCACCAGCCACGACAACCCTTGCAGCGTGCGCAGTGCCGCGGTGCTGCGGCATCCAGTGCTGGACGAGTCTCTGATCCGGGAGCAGACCGAAGTGGACCACTTCTGGG gTCTTGACGATGATGGCGACCTTAAAG GTGGAAATAAAGCTGCCACTCAGGGAAATGGTGAACTGGCAGCAGAGGTGGCGACCAGCAATGGATACACCTGCCGTGACTGCAGAATGCTCTCAGCACGCACTGATGCACTCACGGCATACCCTACCACCCATGGGACCACCTCAAGAGTCTACTCCAGAGATAGAACTCTAAAACAGC GCGGTGCATCCTTTTACCTGGATAGGACTCTGTGGCTGGCCAAgcacacctcctcctcctttgcaTCAATCATAGTTCAACTTTTTCAAGTTTTAACGAAGCTCAGTTTCAAATCAGAAACTTACAAATTGAAAGGCTATGAATCCAGAGTTTATGAGTCACAAAGTTATGAGACAAAGAGCCATGGGTCTGAAg CCCATCTCGGTCACTGTGGGAGGATGACTGCCGGAGAACTTTCCAGAGTGGACGGGGAGTCCCTGT GTGACCTCTTGGTTCGAGCACTACACAGGACCAGAGCTGCTGGGTGGTCTGTGGCCGAGGCCATGTGGTCGGTGCTCTGGCTGGCTGTCACTGCTCCAG GGAAGGCAGCTTCTGGAACCTTCTGGTGGCTAGGGAGCGGCTGGTACCAATTTGTTACTTTGATTTCTTGGCTGAATGTGTTTCTTCTTACCAG gtGCCTTCGAAATATTTGCAAGGTTTTTATCTTGCTTCTCCCACTCCTGCTTTTACTAG GTGCTGGTCTCTCCCTGTGGGGCCAGGGCAGCTTCCTCTCACTCCTGCCAGTGCTGAATTGGACGGCCATGCAGCCGGCACAGAGTGTGGACGATCCCGAGGGTGCACGCAGAGCTGACCCTCTTCCCCCCAGTCCACCTCAGAAG CTTGATTATAGGGCTTCCCAGTGGCCTCAGGAGAGTGACATGGGACAGAAGATAGCCTCTTTGAGTGCACAATGCCACAACCACGATAAGAGACTTGCGGAGATGACAGTCCTGCTTCAGAAACTCCAGATGCGGGTAGACCAAGTGGATGATGGCAGGGAAGGGCTGGCACTGTGGGTCAAGGATATGATTGGACAGCACCTGCAGGAGTTGGGCACCACAGAACCCCCTGATACTAAG ACTGACTTCATGACCTTCCACCATGACCATGCACTGCGTCTCTCCAACTTGGAATATATTCTTAAAAAACTGACAGAAAAATCTGAG GCTATGCAGAAGGAGCTGGAAGAAACCAAGCTGAGAGCAGGCAG TAGGGCTGAAGAGCCCCTCCTTGACCGTGTGCAGCACCTAGAACTTGAACTGAACCTGCTGAAGTCACAGCTGTCAGATTGGCAGCATCTGAAGGCCAGCTGTGAACAG ACTGATGCCCGCATCCAGGAGACTGTGCGGCTAATGTTCTCAGAGGATCAGCATGGCAGCTCCCTTGAGTGGCTATTGCAGAAGCTTTCTTCTCGGTTTGTGAGCAAGGATGAGCTGCAGGTGCTTTTGCAGGACCTGGAGCTAAAAGTGCTGCAGAATATTACACACCACATCAGGGTGACAGGACAGGCCCCATCATCTGAGGCCATCGTGTCTGCCATGAATGAGGCAGGGGTTTCAGGAATCACAGAAGCG CAAGCGCACATCATTGTGAACAATGCTCTGAAGCTCTATTCCCAAGACAAGACTGGGATGGTAGACTTCGCTTTGGAGTCTGGAG GTGGCAGCATCCTAAGCACTCGGTGCTCTGAGACCTATGAGACCAAGACGGCGCTGCTGAGCCTGTTTGGGATCCCGCTGTGGTACTTCTCCCAGTCACCCCGAGTGGTGATCCAG CCCGACATCTACCCAGGAAATTGTTGGGCATTCAAAGGCTCCCAGGGGTACCTGGTGGTGCGGTTGTCCATGAAGATCTACCCCAGCACATTCACCATGGAACACATTCCAAAGACGCTGTCACCCACTGGTAACATCTCCAGTGCCCCCAGAGACTTCGCAGTCTAT GGACTAGAAACCGAGTATCAGGAAGAAGGGCAGCCTCTGGGACGGTTCACCTATGACCAGGAAGGGGACTCACTCCAGATGTTCCACACACCG GAAAGACCTGACCAAGCCTTCCAGATTGTAGAGCTCCGGGTCCTGTCCAACTGGGGCCATCCTGAGTACACCTGCCTTTACCGCTTCCGAGTCCACGGAGAGCCTGCCCCGTAG
- the Sun1 gene encoding SUN domain-containing protein 1 isoform X7, whose translation MDFSRLHTYTPPQCVPENTGYTYALSSSYSSDALDFETEHRLEPVFDSPRMSRRSLRLLTTATYSSGDSQAVDAHISTSRATPAKERETRTVKQRRSTSKPAFSINHLSGKGVPSGTSHDNPCSVRSAAVLRHPVLDESLIREQTEVDHFWGLDDDGDLKGGNKAATQGNGELAAEVATSNGYTCRDCRMLSARTDALTAYPTTHGTTSRVYSRDRTLKQRKAASGTFWWLGSGWYQFVTLISWLNVFLLTRCLRNICKVFILLLPLLLLLGAGLSLWGQGSFLSLLPVLNWTAMQPAQSVDDPEGARRADPLPPSPPQKLDYRASQWPQESDMGQKIASLSAQCHNHDKRLAEMTVLLQKLQMRVDQVDDGREGLALWVKDMIGQHLQELGTTEPPDTKTDFMTFHHDHALRLSNLEYILKKLTEKSEAMQKELEETKLRAGSRAEEPLLDRVQHLELELNLLKSQLSDWQHLKASCEQTDARIQETVRLMFSEDQHGSSLEWLLQKLSSRFVSKDELQVLLQDLELKVLQNITHHIRVTGQAPSSEAIVSAMNEAGVSGITEAQAHIIVNNALKLYSQDKTGMVDFALESGGGSILSTRCSETYETKTALLSLFGIPLWYFSQSPRVVIQPDIYPGNCWAFKGSQGYLVVRLSMKIYPSTFTMEHIPKTLSPTGNISSAPRDFAVYGLETEYQEEGQPLGRFTYDQEGDSLQMFHTPERPDQAFQIVELRVLSNWGHPEYTCLYRFRVHGEPAP comes from the exons ATGGACTTTTCTCGGCTGCACACTTATACCCCACCCCAGTGTGTGCCGGAGAACACCGGCTACACCTACGCACTCAG TTCTAGCTATTCTTCGGATGCTCTGGATTTTGAGACTGAGCACAGGCTGGAACCTGTATTTGACTCTCCAAGGATGTCCCGCCGCAGCCTGCGCCTGCTCACAACAGCTACATACAGCAGCGGGGACAGCCAGGCTGTTGACGCACACATCAGCACCAGCAGGGCCACCCCTGCCAAGGAGAGAGAAACCAG GACAGTCAAGCAGAGAAGAAGTACAAGCAAGCCAGCTTTTAGTATCAACCACCTGTCGGGGAAGGGCGTGCCCTCTGGCACCAGCCACGACAACCCTTGCAGCGTGCGCAGTGCCGCGGTGCTGCGGCATCCAGTGCTGGACGAGTCTCTGATCCGGGAGCAGACCGAAGTGGACCACTTCTGGG gTCTTGACGATGATGGCGACCTTAAAG GTGGAAATAAAGCTGCCACTCAGGGAAATGGTGAACTGGCAGCAGAGGTGGCGACCAGCAATGGATACACCTGCCGTGACTGCAGAATGCTCTCAGCACGCACTGATGCACTCACGGCATACCCTACCACCCATGGGACCACCTCAAGAGTCTACTCCAGAGATAGAACTCTAAAACAGC GGAAGGCAGCTTCTGGAACCTTCTGGTGGCTAGGGAGCGGCTGGTACCAATTTGTTACTTTGATTTCTTGGCTGAATGTGTTTCTTCTTACCAG gtGCCTTCGAAATATTTGCAAGGTTTTTATCTTGCTTCTCCCACTCCTGCTTTTACTAG GTGCTGGTCTCTCCCTGTGGGGCCAGGGCAGCTTCCTCTCACTCCTGCCAGTGCTGAATTGGACGGCCATGCAGCCGGCACAGAGTGTGGACGATCCCGAGGGTGCACGCAGAGCTGACCCTCTTCCCCCCAGTCCACCTCAGAAG CTTGATTATAGGGCTTCCCAGTGGCCTCAGGAGAGTGACATGGGACAGAAGATAGCCTCTTTGAGTGCACAATGCCACAACCACGATAAGAGACTTGCGGAGATGACAGTCCTGCTTCAGAAACTCCAGATGCGGGTAGACCAAGTGGATGATGGCAGGGAAGGGCTGGCACTGTGGGTCAAGGATATGATTGGACAGCACCTGCAGGAGTTGGGCACCACAGAACCCCCTGATACTAAG ACTGACTTCATGACCTTCCACCATGACCATGCACTGCGTCTCTCCAACTTGGAATATATTCTTAAAAAACTGACAGAAAAATCTGAG GCTATGCAGAAGGAGCTGGAAGAAACCAAGCTGAGAGCAGGCAG TAGGGCTGAAGAGCCCCTCCTTGACCGTGTGCAGCACCTAGAACTTGAACTGAACCTGCTGAAGTCACAGCTGTCAGATTGGCAGCATCTGAAGGCCAGCTGTGAACAG ACTGATGCCCGCATCCAGGAGACTGTGCGGCTAATGTTCTCAGAGGATCAGCATGGCAGCTCCCTTGAGTGGCTATTGCAGAAGCTTTCTTCTCGGTTTGTGAGCAAGGATGAGCTGCAGGTGCTTTTGCAGGACCTGGAGCTAAAAGTGCTGCAGAATATTACACACCACATCAGGGTGACAGGACAGGCCCCATCATCTGAGGCCATCGTGTCTGCCATGAATGAGGCAGGGGTTTCAGGAATCACAGAAGCG CAAGCGCACATCATTGTGAACAATGCTCTGAAGCTCTATTCCCAAGACAAGACTGGGATGGTAGACTTCGCTTTGGAGTCTGGAG GTGGCAGCATCCTAAGCACTCGGTGCTCTGAGACCTATGAGACCAAGACGGCGCTGCTGAGCCTGTTTGGGATCCCGCTGTGGTACTTCTCCCAGTCACCCCGAGTGGTGATCCAG CCCGACATCTACCCAGGAAATTGTTGGGCATTCAAAGGCTCCCAGGGGTACCTGGTGGTGCGGTTGTCCATGAAGATCTACCCCAGCACATTCACCATGGAACACATTCCAAAGACGCTGTCACCCACTGGTAACATCTCCAGTGCCCCCAGAGACTTCGCAGTCTAT GGACTAGAAACCGAGTATCAGGAAGAAGGGCAGCCTCTGGGACGGTTCACCTATGACCAGGAAGGGGACTCACTCCAGATGTTCCACACACCG GAAAGACCTGACCAAGCCTTCCAGATTGTAGAGCTCCGGGTCCTGTCCAACTGGGGCCATCCTGAGTACACCTGCCTTTACCGCTTCCGAGTCCACGGAGAGCCTGCCCCGTAG